One window of the Flavobacteriaceae bacterium YJPT1-3 genome contains the following:
- a CDS encoding type B 50S ribosomal protein L31 yields MKKDIHPENFRVVAFKDMSNDDVFLAKSAVETRETLEVDGESYPLVKLEISRTSHPFYTGKAKLVDTAGRIDKFKNKYKKFAK; encoded by the coding sequence ATGAAAAAAGATATTCATCCAGAGAATTTTAGAGTAGTAGCTTTTAAGGACATGTCGAACGACGATGTTTTTTTGGCTAAATCTGCTGTAGAAACAAGAGAAACATTAGAGGTAGACGGAGAGTCTTATCCGCTCGTTAAATTAGAAATTTCACGTACGTCGCATCCCTTTTATACCGGAAAGGCGAAATTGGTAGATACTGCAGGACGTATTGATAAGTTCAAGAACAAGTATAAGAAATTCGCAAAGTAG
- a CDS encoding DUF4199 domain-containing protein, producing the protein MSESTATTPAKVALNFGVLLGILSIVQSVVEYVTNTNIDRGWVNSLVGFAILIGVIVYALKTYKSGNGGFMSLSEALKTGMGTAAIGGLIGAVYFYLFVSFIEPTFIDQMMEAQREAMIEQNANMTQEQMDQAMTMTARFMQPWFMATIALVFTLFFGFIVSLIAGLIMKRENPYQE; encoded by the coding sequence ATGTCTGAATCAACCGCTACCACCCCAGCAAAAGTAGCCTTAAATTTTGGAGTCCTTCTCGGAATCCTTTCCATCGTACAATCTGTCGTTGAATACGTCACCAACACCAATATTGATCGAGGTTGGGTCAATTCTCTCGTCGGATTCGCCATTCTTATCGGAGTCATTGTGTACGCTCTCAAAACCTACAAGTCCGGAAATGGCGGATTCATGTCTCTGAGTGAAGCACTGAAGACCGGAATGGGAACCGCAGCTATTGGCGGCCTTATTGGTGCGGTCTACTTTTATCTATTTGTCAGCTTCATCGAACCCACCTTTATCGATCAAATGATGGAAGCCCAACGGGAGGCCATGATCGAACAGAATGCCAATATGACGCAAGAGCAAATGGATCAGGCGATGACCATGACTGCGCGCTTTATGCAACCCTGGTTTATGGCAACCATTGCCCTCGTTTTCACTTTATTTTTCGGATTTATCGTTTCTTTGATTGCCGGATTGATCATGAAACGAGAAAATCCCTATCAAGAATAA
- a CDS encoding glycosyltransferase family 2 protein, whose product MQISVVIPLLNERDSLDELYHWLSGTLEANDFLYEILFVDDGSTDGSWEVLSTLSRKHTAVKAIRFNQNYGKSQALHAGFAAAQGEVIITMDADLQDSPEEIPELHRLITQEDYDLVSGWKKKRYDNVFTKNMPSKLFNAAARRTSGVQLHDFNCGLKAYRKEVVKNIDVHGEMHRYIPVLAKNAGYTRITEKEVTHQARKHGKTKFGSDRFINGFLDLITISFISKFGKRPMHLFGALGVLMFFIGFLLTVYLGVDKLILEPGGRLLTQRPQFYLALVAMILGVQLFIAGFLGELILRSKQKQQRYLIDQKIGF is encoded by the coding sequence ATGCAAATATCCGTAGTAATCCCGCTGCTCAATGAACGGGATTCCTTAGATGAGCTTTATCATTGGCTTTCCGGCACGCTGGAGGCCAATGATTTTTTATACGAAATTCTATTTGTTGACGATGGTAGTACAGACGGATCCTGGGAGGTGCTGAGTACGCTTTCGCGAAAGCATACCGCCGTAAAAGCCATCCGGTTCAACCAAAACTACGGGAAATCACAGGCACTCCATGCGGGCTTCGCCGCTGCACAAGGCGAAGTGATCATTACTATGGACGCCGACCTGCAGGACAGTCCGGAAGAGATTCCGGAGCTGCACAGGCTCATCACTCAAGAAGATTACGATCTGGTATCCGGCTGGAAGAAAAAACGATACGATAACGTTTTTACCAAAAACATGCCCTCAAAATTATTCAATGCAGCCGCACGCCGCACCAGCGGAGTGCAATTGCATGATTTTAATTGCGGACTCAAGGCTTACCGAAAAGAGGTCGTAAAGAATATTGATGTACATGGCGAAATGCATCGCTACATACCTGTGTTGGCCAAAAATGCCGGCTATACGCGCATTACGGAAAAGGAAGTTACCCATCAGGCCCGAAAACACGGAAAGACCAAATTTGGCAGCGACCGATTCATCAACGGATTTCTCGATCTGATCACCATTTCGTTTATCTCTAAATTCGGCAAGCGTCCCATGCATCTTTTTGGAGCCCTGGGCGTACTCATGTTCTTCATTGGTTTTTTGCTCACCGTTTATCTGGGGGTAGACAAGCTAATTTTAGAGCCAGGAGGAAGACTACTAACGCAACGACCACAGTTCTATTTGGCTCTAGTAGCCATGATCCTGGGAGTTCAGCTCTTTATTGCCGGATTTCTGGGGGAGCTTATTCTACGCTCCAAGCAAAAGCAACAGCGCTACCTCATTGACCAAAAAATTGGGTTTTAG
- a CDS encoding T9SS type B sorting domain-containing protein: protein MNKKLLILCGLMLFPLVLFAQREASNWYFGYNAGLDFNSGQPVPLFDGQINTIEGCETFSTPEGNLLFYTEGRTVWNRAHEVMPNGTGLQGSFSATQSALVVPHPAIPSQYYLFTSDVVQAYQEGNGGNGINYSVIDMTRNSGLGDVITKNVNLLPRGSEKVTGVAASDGIGYWMITHYRNAFYAYRISESGLNTTPVVSTLGPVIDDFNNIHGAIKASPTGNRIAIAHTLLEPELGGRLLLYDFDNETGRVTNQTDLGQDLVYYGVEFSPDGSKLYSSAKTIQDTPLGEITAEFLIHQFDLNQLDVRSSVFTIATLDNAFASDLAGTLQLATDKKLYYSIPEASLSVIRNPNELGNAADFRPFSVSLGDRSASYGLPPFIQSFFETIVTIENFCLGQDTEFTIENADGITSVAWDFGDPASGSTNFSTAMNPTHQFSAPGVYTITLTVNYTDRPTKVFLEYVEISPSPVANPDAVLIQCDVDGVDDGISAFNLRNAIPILTTNAGNFSAFFYRTREDAENDENFINADNYTNEFNGQIVYARVFENTTCFTIVPLRLEVTPPELFDPVNLPACDVGPGTLASIVNLDQVGEDLSQLINVDELSVFRTVEDALLAINFMEGEFVIPPLENALFYYRLGTADNCLGVGQVQLEIRPSPQEEDQDVVICPAVGTVMLSLTNTYTSYNWSNGESTSSITVDQPGTYSVSIGNGLGCSQEVVFEVTTAPELDLSVDATHFEQQNSIRFSGGNESTEYSIDGGATFVARAEFRQVSPGLYQVVARDGICNEFRRTVFVQGAPNYFTPNGDGIHDVWHVTQPEFYEQLSIAIYDRYGKLMKTLSSREAGWDGTYRGAPAPSAQYWYRIQLGTQEYIGHFSLVRR, encoded by the coding sequence ATGAATAAAAAATTACTGATTCTTTGTGGTTTGATGCTATTCCCACTCGTGCTTTTCGCACAGCGGGAGGCTTCCAACTGGTATTTTGGTTACAATGCCGGCTTGGATTTTAATAGCGGACAACCCGTTCCTTTGTTCGATGGGCAGATCAATACCATAGAAGGCTGCGAAACCTTTTCGACGCCTGAGGGGAACTTATTGTTTTATACGGAAGGACGAACGGTTTGGAATCGTGCGCATGAGGTCATGCCGAACGGAACCGGATTACAGGGAAGCTTTTCGGCGACGCAAAGTGCCCTGGTCGTTCCCCATCCCGCCATTCCCAGTCAGTACTATCTATTTACCAGCGATGTGGTGCAGGCGTATCAGGAAGGCAATGGAGGCAATGGTATCAATTATTCGGTAATCGATATGACCCGTAATTCGGGTTTAGGTGATGTCATCACCAAAAATGTCAATTTGCTTCCACGAGGTTCAGAAAAGGTAACTGGAGTAGCTGCGAGCGACGGCATAGGCTACTGGATGATCACTCATTATCGCAATGCTTTTTACGCGTACAGAATATCAGAAAGCGGTTTGAACACCACTCCGGTAGTTTCGACCCTTGGGCCGGTCATTGACGATTTCAACAATATTCATGGAGCCATCAAAGCTTCGCCAACAGGAAATAGGATCGCTATAGCTCATACCTTATTGGAACCCGAATTAGGCGGAAGACTACTTCTTTATGACTTCGATAATGAAACGGGTAGGGTGACCAACCAGACCGATCTTGGCCAGGATCTGGTGTATTATGGAGTAGAATTCAGTCCTGATGGCAGCAAATTATACTCCAGTGCCAAAACGATTCAAGACACTCCTTTGGGAGAAATAACAGCTGAATTTTTGATCCATCAATTCGACCTGAATCAGCTGGATGTGCGTAGTTCTGTATTTACCATTGCCACACTCGACAACGCCTTTGCCAGCGATCTTGCCGGTACCTTACAATTGGCGACCGACAAAAAACTGTATTACAGCATTCCGGAGGCCTCACTCTCTGTCATCAGAAATCCCAACGAATTGGGTAATGCCGCTGATTTTAGACCTTTCAGCGTATCCCTGGGAGACCGATCAGCATCCTACGGATTACCCCCTTTCATCCAATCGTTTTTTGAAACCATTGTTACCATCGAAAATTTTTGTCTGGGTCAGGATACGGAATTCACCATCGAAAACGCGGATGGCATAACCAGTGTGGCCTGGGACTTTGGGGACCCGGCCAGTGGAAGTACTAATTTTTCAACCGCTATGAACCCGACGCATCAGTTCAGTGCTCCGGGGGTTTATACGATAACGCTCACGGTTAATTATACAGATCGACCTACAAAAGTCTTTCTGGAGTACGTAGAGATCAGTCCGTCGCCCGTTGCGAACCCGGATGCGGTACTCATTCAGTGCGATGTAGACGGAGTTGATGATGGCATCTCAGCCTTTAACCTGCGCAATGCGATTCCGATATTAACGACTAATGCAGGGAATTTCTCCGCTTTTTTCTATCGTACCCGTGAGGACGCTGAGAATGATGAAAATTTCATCAATGCTGACAATTACACGAATGAATTTAATGGACAAATTGTCTATGCCCGGGTTTTCGAAAATACGACCTGCTTCACCATCGTGCCCCTGCGCTTGGAAGTTACCCCTCCTGAACTTTTTGATCCCGTGAATTTACCGGCCTGTGATGTGGGGCCGGGTACTTTGGCCAGTATCGTCAACTTGGATCAGGTAGGAGAAGATTTGAGTCAATTGATTAATGTTGATGAGCTAAGCGTGTTTCGGACTGTAGAGGATGCTTTATTAGCGATCAATTTTATGGAAGGCGAATTTGTTATTCCTCCTTTAGAAAACGCACTCTTTTATTACCGACTGGGTACAGCCGATAATTGTTTAGGTGTGGGCCAGGTACAATTGGAGATCAGGCCATCGCCTCAGGAGGAGGATCAAGATGTGGTTATATGTCCGGCAGTGGGCACGGTCATGCTCTCATTGACCAATACCTACACTTCCTATAACTGGTCCAACGGGGAGAGTACGTCAAGTATTACCGTAGATCAACCCGGGACCTACAGCGTTTCCATTGGGAACGGCCTGGGTTGTTCGCAGGAAGTCGTCTTTGAGGTAACTACAGCTCCCGAGCTCGATCTATCGGTAGATGCCACCCACTTTGAGCAGCAAAACTCGATTCGGTTCAGTGGTGGCAATGAATCTACGGAGTATTCTATCGATGGGGGAGCCACCTTTGTGGCCAGGGCTGAATTCAGGCAGGTATCACCAGGATTGTACCAGGTGGTTGCAAGGGACGGCATCTGCAACGAATTCAGGAGAACGGTATTCGTGCAGGGGGCACCCAATTATTTTACTCCAAATGGTGATGGAATACACGATGTTTGGCACGTAACCCAACCTGAATTTTACGAGCAGCTTTCTATAGCGATCTATGACCGCTATGGGAAATTAATGAAGACGTTAAGTAGTAGGGAGGCCGGTTGGGATGGCACCTATCGTGGGGCTCCGGCTCCTTCAGCACAGTACTGGTATCGCATTCAGCTAGGCACTCAGGAGTACATCGGACATTTCTCCCTGGTCAGGCGCTAA
- a CDS encoding phospho-sugar mutase, with protein sequence MKTDVNQRIRQWTRAPFDKATQKEVQQLIDTEDNSLEERFYKSLEFGTGGMRGVMGVGTNRINKYTLGKSTQGLANYLHKQFPNEPLRTVIAYDCRHNSHSFAQTVAEVFSANGIEVFLFTDLRPTPELSFAVRYLKCQCGIVLTASHNPPEYNGYKVYWQDGGQLVPPHDQAIIEEVDALDYDQIKFEGQLDRIHTIGQEVDEAFLKNSLATANYASQEQRKDLKVVFTALHGTSITMVPPVLERAGYTQLHLVKEQSVPNGDFPTVDSPNPEEPEALAMALALGVETQADIVIGTDPDCDRLGVAARNQAGELKLLDGNQTMVLLTDFLLTQYLNQNPAKGNEFIASTIVSTPLMQRLADHYELRYLEGLTGFKWIAKMVKDHPELHFLGGGEESFGYMVGDFVRDKDAVTATLLACEMAAAYKSAGKTLFDQLKTIHIQHGFYLEDLTALVKKGIEGAQKIKQMMIDLRKEPLKTINGSAVIRMEDYQSQVATDLLNGEQSRIDLPKSNVLIYYTADGSKIAARPSGTEPKIKFYISVHEDKVTAESYDNTAEVLQKRIRGIKSEFDLD encoded by the coding sequence TTGAAGACAGACGTGAACCAGCGAATCAGGCAATGGACCCGGGCCCCTTTTGATAAGGCCACTCAGAAAGAAGTTCAACAATTGATCGATACCGAAGACAATAGCCTGGAGGAACGTTTCTATAAAAGTCTGGAGTTTGGTACCGGCGGTATGCGAGGGGTCATGGGCGTAGGTACTAACCGGATCAATAAATATACCTTGGGAAAAAGCACTCAGGGACTTGCGAATTACTTGCATAAACAATTCCCAAACGAGCCGCTTCGTACGGTCATCGCCTATGATTGTCGGCACAATAGTCACAGCTTTGCACAAACGGTCGCTGAAGTCTTTTCCGCCAATGGCATTGAGGTGTTTCTGTTTACTGACCTTCGCCCTACTCCGGAACTCAGTTTTGCCGTGCGTTACTTGAAGTGCCAGTGTGGGATCGTACTCACGGCCAGCCACAATCCACCGGAGTACAATGGATATAAGGTGTACTGGCAAGATGGCGGACAATTGGTTCCACCACACGATCAGGCGATTATTGAAGAAGTAGACGCGCTGGATTACGATCAGATTAAATTTGAAGGACAGTTGGACCGCATCCACACTATCGGTCAGGAAGTGGATGAGGCTTTCTTAAAAAACAGTTTGGCTACAGCCAATTATGCTTCACAAGAACAACGAAAAGACCTCAAAGTCGTCTTTACGGCCTTGCACGGAACTTCGATTACCATGGTGCCACCGGTACTGGAACGCGCAGGCTATACCCAACTTCATTTAGTAAAAGAGCAAAGCGTGCCCAACGGGGACTTCCCCACCGTTGATTCGCCCAATCCGGAAGAACCGGAAGCCCTGGCTATGGCTTTAGCACTAGGCGTCGAAACGCAGGCTGATATTGTAATTGGAACAGACCCCGACTGTGATCGTCTTGGCGTTGCTGCCAGAAACCAGGCAGGCGAGCTGAAATTATTGGACGGAAACCAAACCATGGTGCTTCTGACCGATTTTTTACTCACTCAATACCTTAATCAAAATCCGGCCAAAGGGAACGAGTTCATTGCCTCGACCATCGTATCCACTCCGCTCATGCAACGTTTGGCCGATCACTATGAGCTGCGTTACCTGGAAGGCCTGACCGGCTTTAAATGGATCGCCAAAATGGTCAAAGACCACCCGGAACTTCATTTTCTTGGTGGCGGCGAAGAAAGCTTTGGTTATATGGTAGGAGATTTTGTTCGGGATAAGGATGCCGTGACCGCTACCCTTCTGGCCTGTGAGATGGCTGCGGCTTATAAATCGGCTGGAAAAACCCTTTTTGATCAACTCAAAACCATCCATATTCAACACGGTTTTTACCTAGAGGACCTTACCGCGCTTGTCAAAAAAGGCATTGAAGGAGCCCAGAAGATCAAACAAATGATGATCGATTTGCGCAAAGAGCCTTTAAAAACGATCAATGGCTCTGCCGTGATCCGCATGGAAGACTATCAAAGTCAAGTAGCGACCGACCTGCTGAACGGTGAACAAAGTAGGATTGATCTTCCCAAATCCAATGTTTTGATCTACTATACCGCTGATGGCAGTAAAATTGCCGCTCGACCCAGCGGGACCGAACCCAAAATTAAATTTTACATCAGTGTACACGAAGATAAGGTGACCGCTGAATCGTATGACAATACGGCCGAAGTGCTCCAAAAGCGTATTCGTGGTATAAAAAGTGAGTTTGACCTCGACTAA
- a CDS encoding ABC transporter ATP-binding protein, whose product MSYFRKILEYARPYKKYAILNIISNVFYAIFSTLSFLAFIPMLEVLFQVRKPIKIRPEWTDEISLKDYAMNSANYLLNRQVDEYGPIAALVSICMAVIILFFFKNLFNYLALYFVTFLRNGMLEDIRNAVYAKLVTLPVSFFSEKRKGDFIARITGDVQEIQNSFLSMLEMFVKEPLTLLFTLGAMIVISPQLTLFVFIFLPISGLIISSIGKKLKSRSTKAQQENAYFLSIVEETLSSLKIIKGFNAERRFTEKFEDSTGRLRRIMNGLLNRQGLASPMSEFLGVVVITIILWFGGRMVLVDKTMEASTFIGFLVLAYNILTPAKAISKATYSVQKGNAAAERVLEVIETPSHIVDAPDAVELSAFAKAITLENVSFQYEEEKVLKNFSVTVPKGHTVALVGQSGSGKSTIANLVTRFYDVNSGSIRIDGQDIRQVTKKSLRSLMGLVTQDSILFNDTVRGNLQLGKPDATDEELIDALKIANAWEFVQELPKGLDTNIGDSGNKLSGGQKQRLSIARAVLKNPPLMILDEATSALDTESERAVQKALENMMQNRTSIVIAHRLSTIQNADLIVVMQKGEIVEQGKHQELMSLGGVYSKLVAMQSLD is encoded by the coding sequence ATGAGTTACTTTAGAAAAATCCTAGAATACGCAAGGCCTTACAAGAAGTATGCGATCCTGAATATCATCAGTAATGTCTTTTACGCCATCTTCTCCACCTTGTCTTTCCTGGCTTTTATACCTATGCTGGAAGTACTTTTTCAGGTAAGAAAGCCCATTAAAATTCGGCCGGAGTGGACAGACGAGATCTCGCTGAAGGACTATGCCATGAACAGTGCTAACTATTTGTTGAATAGACAGGTTGATGAATACGGACCCATCGCTGCCCTGGTCAGCATCTGTATGGCGGTGATTATCTTGTTTTTCTTCAAAAACCTATTCAATTACCTAGCATTGTACTTTGTTACCTTCCTGCGTAATGGGATGTTGGAAGACATTCGCAATGCGGTCTACGCCAAGCTGGTCACTTTACCGGTTTCCTTTTTTTCTGAGAAACGCAAAGGGGACTTTATTGCGCGCATTACGGGGGATGTACAGGAAATTCAAAATTCCTTTTTGAGTATGCTGGAAATGTTTGTCAAAGAACCGCTTACGCTACTATTTACCTTAGGGGCCATGATCGTGATCAGTCCCCAGCTGACCCTTTTTGTCTTTATATTTTTACCCATCTCCGGTCTGATCATTTCCTCCATTGGAAAAAAGCTCAAATCACGATCCACCAAAGCCCAGCAGGAAAATGCGTATTTTTTGTCCATCGTGGAAGAAACCTTATCCAGCCTAAAAATCATCAAAGGATTTAATGCCGAACGACGCTTTACGGAAAAATTTGAAGATTCGACCGGCCGACTGCGACGTATCATGAATGGACTGCTGAACCGCCAAGGCCTGGCCTCTCCCATGAGCGAATTTTTGGGAGTGGTGGTGATCACCATCATCCTCTGGTTTGGAGGCCGCATGGTCTTAGTTGATAAAACCATGGAGGCTTCGACCTTTATCGGTTTTCTGGTCCTGGCCTACAATATCCTCACTCCGGCCAAGGCCATTTCCAAGGCAACCTATAGTGTTCAAAAGGGAAATGCCGCTGCAGAGCGGGTCTTAGAAGTGATCGAGACCCCTTCCCACATTGTTGATGCTCCAGATGCTGTAGAGTTGTCCGCTTTCGCGAAAGCGATCACCCTGGAAAACGTAAGCTTTCAATACGAGGAGGAAAAAGTATTGAAGAATTTCAGTGTCACTGTGCCTAAAGGGCATACCGTGGCTCTGGTGGGGCAAAGCGGAAGTGGAAAAAGTACCATTGCCAATCTGGTGACCCGCTTTTATGATGTAAACAGCGGCTCCATCCGTATTGATGGGCAGGATATTCGCCAGGTGACCAAAAAATCCCTGCGTAGCTTGATGGGCCTGGTTACTCAGGATAGTATTCTATTCAATGATACGGTACGTGGCAATCTGCAATTGGGCAAGCCCGATGCTACGGATGAAGAATTGATCGATGCACTCAAAATTGCGAACGCCTGGGAGTTTGTACAGGAGTTGCCCAAAGGCCTGGACACCAACATTGGGGACAGCGGGAATAAACTGAGTGGCGGACAGAAACAACGGCTTTCCATTGCACGAGCGGTCCTTAAAAATCCACCTTTGATGATTCTGGATGAGGCTACTTCGGCTTTGGACACCGAAAGTGAACGAGCAGTGCAAAAAGCTTTGGAGAACATGATGCAGAACCGTACCAGTATTGTGATCGCCCATCGTCTCTCCACCATACAGAACGCCGATTTGATCGTGGTGATGCAAAAGGGAGAAATCGTAGAACAAGGAAAACATCAGGAGTTGATGAGTTTGGGCGGAGTGTACAGTAAACTGGTAGCCATGCAGTCGCTGGATTGA
- a CDS encoding RNA polymerase sigma factor, with amino-acid sequence MRLYKERLYWHVRKIVLNHDDADDVLQNTFIKVFRSIDRFEAQSKLYTWVYRIATNEALSFIRKRSKLQGIPMEEVQQQAAAQLSSDPYFNGDRAQLQLQRAIAELPSRQQLVFNMKYFEEMKYREIADVLETSEGSLKASYHHAVKKIKQYLEQHP; translated from the coding sequence ATGCGCTTGTATAAGGAACGCTTGTATTGGCATGTGCGGAAGATCGTACTGAATCACGATGATGCTGATGATGTGCTGCAAAACACCTTTATCAAAGTATTCCGCAGCATTGATCGGTTTGAGGCACAAAGTAAATTATATACCTGGGTGTATCGCATCGCTACCAATGAAGCTTTAAGTTTTATACGGAAACGGTCCAAACTTCAGGGCATCCCTATGGAAGAAGTTCAACAACAGGCGGCAGCACAGCTTAGCAGCGATCCTTATTTCAATGGTGACCGTGCTCAGTTGCAGTTACAAAGAGCCATTGCAGAGCTCCCCTCCAGGCAACAACTGGTGTTTAATATGAAGTACTTTGAAGAAATGAAGTATCGGGAAATTGCCGACGTGCTGGAGACCAGTGAGGGCAGTTTAAAAGCCAGTTATCATCACGCCGTAAAAAAAATTAAACAGTATTTAGAACAACATCCTTAA
- a CDS encoding oxidoreductase — MKYVKLLLKLLMISCQSKSAKRPAVTEMEVQILWTDSVSIRALEVKQLDEERFYLYYGGSGGQAGRLTIDQDQLIKRESFRITPPDSLAVDQLAFRALALGRQQTSSPGGEQDIGEPISLITIGNPAILYRANTEELQFQTVYEEVHPTVFYDALAFWDTQEGIAMGDPTENCLSVLITRNGGKVWEKLPCDRLPAVQPDEAAFAASNSNIALGNDAVWLLSGGGASRVYYSADRGRSWSVYETPLQQGKSTQGGYAMAMFDKQQGMIVGGDYTQPEDNRGNVAVTLNGGRSWALVSEGSGPGYKSDIAFFPDRDGNELIVAGFTGISYSADFGSSWKELSKEGFYTVQLINDSVGFAAGKNRIAKLKFKRKSSLD; from the coding sequence ATGAAGTACGTGAAGCTCTTGCTTAAACTGCTGATGATCAGTTGCCAATCAAAATCCGCGAAACGACCCGCGGTCACAGAGATGGAGGTACAGATTTTATGGACTGATTCGGTGAGCATTCGGGCGTTGGAGGTAAAGCAACTGGATGAGGAGCGCTTTTATCTTTATTATGGAGGATCGGGAGGGCAGGCTGGACGCTTAACCATCGATCAGGATCAATTGATTAAGCGGGAATCCTTTCGAATCACTCCTCCGGACAGTCTGGCTGTAGATCAGTTGGCTTTTAGGGCCCTGGCGCTCGGGCGTCAGCAAACTTCCTCACCTGGTGGCGAGCAGGACATTGGCGAGCCTATTTCATTGATTACCATTGGGAATCCGGCCATTCTGTATCGCGCCAATACCGAAGAGTTGCAATTTCAGACGGTGTATGAAGAAGTGCATCCCACCGTATTTTACGATGCTTTGGCTTTTTGGGATACCCAGGAGGGCATCGCCATGGGCGACCCGACCGAAAATTGTTTATCCGTGTTGATCACCCGGAATGGAGGAAAGGTGTGGGAAAAATTACCCTGTGATCGTTTACCTGCTGTCCAACCCGATGAGGCGGCCTTTGCGGCAAGTAACAGCAATATAGCCCTGGGGAATGATGCCGTTTGGCTATTATCCGGAGGGGGCGCCAGTCGGGTTTACTACAGCGCTGATCGCGGCCGAAGCTGGAGCGTTTATGAGACTCCGCTGCAGCAAGGCAAATCTACTCAGGGTGGGTATGCTATGGCTATGTTTGATAAACAACAAGGGATGATCGTAGGAGGTGATTATACTCAACCAGAAGACAATCGAGGCAATGTAGCCGTCACTCTGAATGGGGGACGATCGTGGGCCCTGGTCAGTGAGGGAAGTGGTCCCGGTTATAAAAGTGATATAGCTTTCTTTCCGGATAGGGACGGAAATGAGCTCATCGTAGCCGGTTTTACCGGGATCTCGTACAGTGCAGATTTTGGGAGTAGTTGGAAAGAATTAAGCAAGGAGGGATTTTATACCGTACAGCTGATCAATGACAGTGTAGGATTCGCTGCGGGCAAAAACCGTATCGCCAAGCTAAAATTTAAGCGGAAATCGTCTCTTGATTAG
- a CDS encoding RsmB/NOP family class I SAM-dependent RNA methyltransferase: MRLHRNLVFAAIDALHLIFNEEKQADKVLQNTLKRDKRWGSRDRAFIAETVYDIVRWKRLYAEIADIGTHYDRENLFRMFTVWATLKGITLPQWPQFEGTPTRRIKGRFDELSQIRKYRESIPDWLDELGAQQLGKKWDQEIAVLNEQAPVILRTNTLKTTREQLQEQLQEEGVLAHIQKGYPDALALDERQNVFTTKAFKEGLFEVQDASSQLVAPLLDVAPGMRVIDACAGAGGKTLHLAALMENKGQIIALDIYANKLKELKRRARRAGAHNIEPRVIDTTKVIKKLYDSADRVLIDAPCTGLGVLRRNPDAKWKLSQEFVQEITQTQQELLQKYSRMVKEGGKLVYATCSILPQENQDQVKTFLASEAGASFQLLDQRIVSPHASGFDGFYMALMSKQ; the protein is encoded by the coding sequence ATGCGCTTACACCGAAATTTAGTCTTTGCCGCCATCGACGCACTTCACTTGATCTTTAATGAAGAAAAGCAAGCTGACAAAGTCTTGCAAAACACTTTGAAGAGAGATAAACGTTGGGGTTCGCGAGATCGTGCCTTCATTGCAGAAACGGTCTATGACATCGTTCGTTGGAAGCGCTTATATGCAGAGATCGCCGACATTGGCACGCATTACGATCGTGAAAATCTCTTTCGCATGTTTACGGTTTGGGCCACCTTAAAAGGCATCACCTTACCGCAGTGGCCTCAATTTGAAGGAACACCCACCCGTAGGATCAAAGGTCGTTTTGACGAGCTTTCGCAAATACGAAAATACCGCGAATCCATTCCTGACTGGCTAGATGAACTTGGAGCACAGCAATTGGGTAAGAAATGGGATCAGGAGATCGCTGTCCTCAATGAGCAGGCTCCGGTCATTCTAAGAACCAACACCCTAAAAACAACTCGCGAGCAGCTACAGGAACAACTCCAGGAAGAAGGTGTTCTTGCTCATATCCAAAAAGGATATCCCGATGCGCTGGCGCTGGATGAACGACAAAATGTATTTACCACCAAGGCATTTAAAGAAGGTCTCTTTGAAGTACAGGATGCCTCTTCACAATTGGTCGCCCCGTTACTCGATGTAGCACCCGGCATGCGGGTAATCGATGCCTGTGCCGGTGCCGGCGGAAAGACGTTACATCTGGCCGCATTGATGGAAAACAAAGGTCAAATCATTGCCCTTGATATCTATGCCAACAAATTAAAAGAACTCAAGCGAAGAGCACGCCGGGCGGGCGCTCATAATATCGAACCCCGGGTGATCGACACGACCAAGGTCATCAAAAAATTGTACGACAGTGCTGACCGGGTATTGATTGACGCCCCCTGCACCGGTCTGGGAGTTTTACGAAGAAATCCTGACGCCAAATGGAAATTGAGTCAGGAGTTCGTGCAGGAGATCACTCAAACACAACAGGAACTCCTTCAGAAATACAGTCGGATGGTGAAGGAAGGCGGAAAATTGGTTTATGCCACCTGTTCCATATTGCCTCAAGAAAATCAGGATCAGGTCAAAACCTTTTTAGCCAGCGAAGCCGGAGCTTCCTTTCAACTGTTGGATCAGCGTATAGTAAGTCCTCATGCCAGTGGCTTTGATGGATTCTACATGGCACTGATGTCAAAGCAATAA